A single window of Cellulomonas sp. NTE-D12 DNA harbors:
- a CDS encoding single-stranded DNA-binding protein: protein MAGETTITVIGNLTGDPELRFTPSGAAVANFTVASTPRTFDRQSNEWKDGETLFMRCSIWREAAESVAESLTKGTRVIVVGRLVQRSYETREGEKRTVVELQVDEVGPSLRYATAKVTRTQRSGGGGGFGGGGGGGFGGAGGYGGQGGSGGSQQDDPWATPAGGSAGGYSDEPPF, encoded by the coding sequence ATGGCCGGTGAGACCACCATCACGGTGATCGGGAACCTGACCGGGGACCCGGAGCTGCGCTTCACCCCGTCCGGGGCCGCGGTCGCGAACTTCACGGTCGCGTCCACCCCCCGCACGTTCGACCGCCAGTCGAACGAGTGGAAGGACGGCGAGACGCTGTTCATGCGCTGCTCGATCTGGCGGGAGGCGGCCGAGTCGGTCGCCGAGTCGCTGACCAAGGGCACGCGCGTCATCGTCGTCGGCCGGCTCGTCCAGCGCTCCTACGAGACCCGTGAGGGCGAGAAGCGCACGGTGGTCGAGCTGCAGGTGGACGAGGTCGGTCCGTCGCTGCGCTACGCCACGGCCAAGGTCACCCGGACCCAGCGGTCCGGCGGTGGCGGCGGCTTCGGTGGTGGTGGCGGCGGTGGCTTCGGCGGCGCCGGCGGGTACGGCGGTCAGGGTGGTTCCGGCGGCAGCCAGCAGGACGACCCGTGGGCCACGCCCGCGGGTGGGTCGGCCGGCGGCTACTCCGACGAGCCCCCCTTCTGA
- the rpsR gene encoding 30S ribosomal protein S18 produces the protein MAKPVVRKPKKKQNPLKASKIDVVDYKDTALLRKFISDRGKIRARRVTGVSVQEQRAIARAVKNAREMALLPYSSSAR, from the coding sequence ATGGCCAAGCCCGTCGTTCGCAAGCCCAAGAAGAAGCAGAACCCGCTGAAGGCGTCGAAGATCGACGTCGTCGACTACAAGGACACCGCGCTGCTGCGCAAGTTCATCTCCGACCGCGGGAAGATCCGCGCTCGCCGGGTGACCGGGGTGTCCGTCCAGGAGCAGCGGGCGATCGCCCGCGCCGTCAAGAACGCCCGCGAGATGGCCCTGCTGCCGTACTCGTCGTCGGCACGCTGA
- the rplI gene encoding 50S ribosomal protein L9, which produces MAKIILTHEVTGLGAPGDVVEVKDGYARNYLIPRSLATPWTTGAEKDVAAIRKARKAREIATLDEAKATRDSLQSKPVTVAAKAGDSGRLFGAVTTAEIAAALVAAGAPAVDKRKIEIAQAIKSVGDYSVQVRLHPEVAAKVTVKVVKA; this is translated from the coding sequence ATGGCGAAGATCATCCTGACCCACGAGGTCACCGGCCTCGGCGCCCCGGGCGACGTGGTCGAGGTCAAGGACGGGTACGCCCGCAACTACCTGATCCCGCGCAGCCTGGCCACGCCGTGGACCACGGGTGCCGAGAAGGACGTCGCGGCCATCCGCAAGGCTCGTAAGGCGCGCGAGATCGCGACGCTGGACGAGGCGAAGGCCACGCGCGACTCGCTGCAGTCCAAGCCGGTGACGGTGGCCGCCAAGGCCGGCGACAGCGGCCGGCTGTTCGGCGCCGTCACCACCGCCGAGATCGCTGCGGCGCTCGTCGCCGCGGGCGCTCCGGCCGTGGACAAGCGCAAGATCGAGATCGCCCAGGCGATCAAGTCGGTCGGCGACTACTCGGTGCAGGTCCGCCTGCACCCGGAGGTCGCCGCCAAGGTGACCGTCAAGGTCGTCAAGGCCTGA
- a CDS encoding ABC transporter ATP-binding protein, which produces MPLLELKDLTVSYGRIEAVRGISLTVDEGELVTLIGANGAGKTTTMRAISGIRQLSRGSVWFDGKDISRMKAHERVLAGIVQAPEGRGVFPGMTVVENLEMGAYARVFPTKAEHDETLARVYELFPRLHERRDQVGGTLSGGEQQMLAIGRALMARPRLLLLDEPSMGLAPMVIQQIFRIVTEINQAGTTILLVEQNAQQALSRSHRAYILETGEVVTSGAGKELLADPAVKQAYLGVA; this is translated from the coding sequence ATGCCACTGCTTGAGCTGAAGGACCTCACGGTCTCCTACGGCCGGATCGAGGCCGTGCGCGGCATCTCGCTGACGGTCGACGAGGGCGAGCTGGTCACCCTGATCGGCGCCAACGGCGCGGGCAAGACGACGACGATGCGCGCGATCTCCGGCATCCGGCAGCTGTCCCGCGGCTCCGTGTGGTTCGACGGCAAGGACATCAGCCGGATGAAGGCCCACGAGCGGGTGCTGGCCGGCATCGTCCAGGCGCCCGAGGGACGCGGTGTGTTCCCCGGCATGACCGTGGTGGAGAACCTCGAGATGGGCGCCTACGCCCGGGTGTTCCCCACCAAGGCCGAGCACGACGAGACGCTGGCGCGGGTGTACGAGCTGTTCCCGCGCCTGCACGAGCGCCGCGACCAGGTGGGCGGCACGCTGTCCGGTGGTGAGCAGCAGATGCTCGCCATCGGCCGCGCGCTGATGGCCCGGCCTCGGCTGCTGCTGCTCGACGAGCCGTCCATGGGCCTGGCGCCGATGGTGATCCAGCAGATCTTCCGGATCGTCACCGAGATCAACCAGGCCGGGACGACGATCCTGCTCGTCGAGCAGAACGCGCAGCAGGCGCTGTCCCGCTCGCACCGCGCGTACATCCTGGAGACCGGTGAGGTGGTGACCTCCGGCGCCGGCAAGGAGCTGCTGGCGGACCCGGCCGTCAAGCAGGCCTACCTCGGCGTCGCCTGA
- a CDS encoding ABC transporter ATP-binding protein produces MSINPQMPEAGSEHSEQHRGTESRYVTEDSVAEEFLPDGGVIDEVPVDVAEVNPDLANPELVAELVAPDRTIRTEVGGSLLQMDAVTVRFGGLTALDAVTFEIRRGEILGLIGPNGAGKTTCFNTMTGVYRPTSGQVVFDGRPIGAIKRNQITRLGIARTFQNIRLFSDMTALENVIVGTDARHRTSVPGAVFRSKRHRAEERDALERGMALLEFVGIGKRATQQARNLPYGDQRRLEIARALATEPKLLCLDEPAAGFNPAEKQQLMDLIRKIRDDGYTVLLIEHDMRLVMGVTDRVVVLEFGRKIADGLPADVSADPAVIAAYLGVPDDATA; encoded by the coding sequence ATGAGCATCAACCCGCAGATGCCGGAGGCCGGGTCCGAGCACTCCGAGCAGCACCGCGGCACCGAGTCCCGGTACGTCACCGAGGACTCGGTCGCCGAGGAGTTCCTGCCCGACGGTGGTGTGATCGACGAGGTGCCGGTCGATGTCGCCGAGGTCAACCCCGACCTGGCCAACCCCGAGCTGGTCGCCGAGCTGGTGGCGCCGGACCGCACCATCCGCACCGAGGTCGGCGGCTCCCTGCTCCAGATGGACGCCGTCACCGTGCGGTTCGGCGGCCTGACGGCGCTCGACGCCGTGACGTTCGAGATCAGGCGCGGCGAGATCCTCGGCCTGATCGGCCCCAACGGCGCCGGCAAGACGACCTGCTTCAACACCATGACGGGCGTCTACCGGCCCACCTCGGGTCAGGTCGTCTTCGACGGCCGGCCGATCGGCGCGATCAAGCGGAACCAGATCACGCGGCTCGGCATCGCCCGCACGTTCCAGAACATCCGGCTGTTCTCCGACATGACGGCGCTGGAGAACGTGATCGTCGGCACCGACGCCCGGCACCGCACCTCGGTGCCCGGGGCGGTGTTCCGGTCCAAGCGACACCGGGCCGAGGAGCGCGACGCGCTGGAGCGCGGCATGGCGCTGCTGGAGTTCGTCGGCATCGGCAAGCGCGCCACGCAGCAGGCGCGGAACCTGCCCTACGGCGACCAGCGCCGCCTGGAGATCGCCCGGGCCCTGGCCACCGAGCCCAAGCTGCTCTGCCTGGACGAGCCGGCCGCCGGCTTCAACCCGGCGGAGAAGCAGCAGCTGATGGACCTGATCCGCAAGATCCGCGACGACGGCTACACCGTGCTGCTGATCGAGCACGACATGCGCCTGGTGATGGGCGTGACCGACCGCGTGGTGGTGCTGGAGTTCGGCCGCAAGATCGCCGACGGCCTGCCCGCGGACGTGTCCGCCGACCCGGCCGTGATCGCTGCCTACCTGGGGGTTCCCGACGATGCCACTGCTTGA
- a CDS encoding branched-chain amino acid ABC transporter permease, whose translation MSTDSSTATVAAPHLGVGDRIRLWWDTLPRQTQWLVGIPAIVLIALLPVLRPPVLTTVGTDFGGVLAQFGMYALLAIGLNVVVGQAGLLDLGYVGFYAIGAYTVGLITSPDSPWRVHWLDPHWAWLAALPVAVALTAISGLILGTPTLRLRGDYLAIVTLGFGEIVRLLADNLSDITGGGRGLSRIAYPVVGTSSTHPTGVFSAGNTSHPLNSGTAWFWLSLVLIVVVLVLVGNLERSRVGRAWVAIREDEDAAEIMGVPTFKFKLWAFLIGASIGGLSGALYAGQVQFVVPTTFNVINSMLFLCAVVLGGQGNKLGVILGAFIVVYLPNFFIGRTNLFGIPINGNEIANYKYLFFGVALMVLMIFRPQGLFPARQKLLTYGRDVYAAARRAATALTHRTEETVGEAR comes from the coding sequence ATGAGCACCGACAGCTCGACCGCCACCGTGGCCGCGCCGCATCTCGGTGTCGGCGACCGCATCCGGCTGTGGTGGGACACCCTGCCGCGGCAGACCCAGTGGCTGGTCGGCATCCCGGCGATCGTGCTGATCGCCCTGCTGCCCGTGCTCCGCCCGCCGGTGCTCACCACCGTCGGCACCGACTTCGGCGGGGTGCTCGCCCAGTTCGGCATGTACGCGCTGCTGGCCATCGGGCTCAACGTCGTCGTCGGCCAGGCCGGTCTGCTGGACCTGGGCTACGTCGGCTTCTACGCGATCGGCGCCTACACCGTCGGCCTGATCACCAGCCCGGACAGCCCGTGGCGGGTGCACTGGCTCGACCCGCACTGGGCGTGGCTCGCCGCACTGCCGGTCGCCGTCGCCCTGACCGCCATCTCCGGCCTGATCCTCGGCACGCCGACGTTGCGCCTGCGCGGCGACTACCTGGCGATCGTCACCCTCGGTTTCGGCGAGATCGTCCGGCTGCTCGCGGACAACCTGTCCGACATCACCGGCGGCGGTCGCGGCCTGTCCCGGATCGCCTACCCCGTGGTCGGCACCAGCAGCACCCACCCCACCGGCGTGTTCTCGGCCGGGAACACCAGCCACCCGCTGAACTCCGGCACGGCGTGGTTCTGGCTCTCCCTGGTGCTGATCGTCGTGGTGCTGGTGCTCGTCGGGAACCTGGAGCGGTCGCGCGTGGGCCGCGCCTGGGTCGCGATCCGCGAGGACGAGGACGCGGCCGAGATCATGGGCGTCCCCACGTTCAAGTTCAAGCTGTGGGCGTTCTTGATCGGCGCCTCGATCGGCGGCCTGTCCGGTGCCCTGTACGCCGGCCAGGTCCAGTTCGTCGTGCCGACCACGTTCAACGTGATCAACTCGATGCTCTTCCTGTGCGCCGTGGTGCTCGGCGGTCAGGGCAACAAGCTCGGCGTGATCCTCGGCGCGTTCATCGTCGTCTACCTGCCCAACTTCTTCATCGGGCGGACCAACCTGTTCGGCATCCCGATCAACGGCAACGAGATCGCCAACTACAAGTACCTGTTCTTCGGCGTCGCCCTGATGGTGCTGATGATCTTCCGACCACAAGGCCTGTTCCCCGCCCGGCAGAAGCTGCTGACCTACGGCCGTGACGTGTACGCCGCGGCGCGGCGGGCGGCCACCGCGCTGACGCACCGAACCGAGGAGACCGTGGGGGAGGCCCGATGA
- a CDS encoding branched-chain amino acid ABC transporter permease, with protein sequence MSVLLLAGGHVLAGSMVSAFDIGALGRNFWALTVDGLTYGSIYALVAVGYTLVYGVLRLINFAHSEIFMFGMFGQYATLMLLGFSPSGDAYQQGTLMTILYLLVAMVGGMAVAGGAAVGLERVAYRPLRRRGAPALVFLITAIGASFVLQEFVHFVLPKLTGGNLGGVNAQQPIRLVQATAQFHFGNATVNNVELVIVASALALAFATDRFINATKFGRGIRAVAQDPVTATLMGVSRERVIMLTFLVGGILAGAAGLLYTLRVPSGILYSGGFILGIKAFAAAVLGGIGNLRGALLGGLLLGVMELYGQALFGTEWRDVVAFVLLILVLMFRPTGILGESLGRARA encoded by the coding sequence ATGAGCGTCCTCCTGCTCGCCGGCGGGCACGTCCTCGCCGGAAGCATGGTCAGCGCCTTCGACATCGGCGCCCTCGGCCGCAACTTCTGGGCCCTGACGGTCGACGGCCTGACCTACGGGTCCATCTACGCCCTGGTCGCGGTCGGTTACACGCTGGTCTACGGGGTGCTGCGCCTGATCAACTTCGCGCACTCCGAGATCTTCATGTTCGGCATGTTCGGCCAGTACGCGACGCTGATGCTGCTCGGCTTCAGTCCCAGCGGGGACGCCTACCAGCAGGGCACGCTGATGACGATCCTGTACCTGCTCGTCGCGATGGTCGGCGGCATGGCGGTCGCCGGCGGTGCCGCGGTGGGGCTCGAACGGGTGGCCTACCGGCCGTTGCGGCGCCGTGGCGCCCCGGCCCTCGTCTTCCTCATCACCGCGATCGGCGCCTCCTTCGTGCTGCAGGAGTTCGTGCACTTCGTGCTGCCCAAGCTGACGGGCGGCAACCTCGGCGGCGTGAACGCGCAGCAGCCGATCCGGCTGGTCCAGGCGACCGCCCAGTTCCACTTCGGCAACGCGACGGTGAACAACGTCGAGCTGGTGATCGTCGCCTCCGCCCTCGCGCTGGCCTTCGCCACCGACCGGTTCATCAACGCCACCAAGTTCGGCCGCGGCATCCGCGCCGTCGCGCAGGACCCGGTCACCGCCACGCTGATGGGTGTGTCGCGCGAGCGCGTGATCATGCTGACGTTCCTGGTCGGCGGCATCCTGGCCGGTGCCGCCGGCCTGCTGTACACGCTCCGGGTGCCCAGCGGCATCCTCTACTCCGGCGGGTTCATCCTCGGCATCAAGGCGTTCGCCGCCGCGGTGCTCGGCGGGATCGGCAACCTGCGCGGCGCGCTGCTCGGCGGCCTGCTGTTGGGCGTCATGGAGCTGTACGGGCAGGCCCTGTTCGGCACCGAGTGGCGCGACGTCGTCGCGTTCGTGCTGCTCATCCTGGTGCTCATGTTCCGGCCGACCGGCATCCTGGGTGAGTCGTTGGGGAGGGCCCGCGCATGA
- a CDS encoding branched-chain amino acid ABC transporter substrate-binding protein, translating to MRRSTPRLAGVALVMTAGLVLAGCSSKSTGGGGGGSTSGATGGSSASSSLSIQPLVQVDATGKKVSASGSGAAADPAGDGKATCSNISIAMAGALTGPNAALGTNILNGLKLAVDQHNKANAGCQVTVKQFDTEGDQQKATQVAPQIVSDSTVIGLLGPAFSGETKATGTIFNQAGLLSLTASATNPSLTTNGWNNFFRGLGNDNSQGGAIASYMKDTLGYKKVCVIQDDSDYGIGLATVVAKTLGSVAVSSCNAKVKTGDKDFSAAVQLVKDASPDAVYYGGYYAEAAPLVSQLRQGGVTAAFASGDGTNDPEFVKQAGNASKGAYLTCPCGPAPDKFAADYKAMFSVAPGVYSVEAYDLGTIMLKGIDKGITARGDLVKFVSSYDGAGLAKNYKWDSTGELASASTWVYQVK from the coding sequence ATGCGCAGATCGACACCGCGGCTCGCGGGCGTGGCGCTCGTCATGACCGCCGGCCTCGTGCTGGCCGGCTGTTCCTCGAAGAGCACGGGCGGCGGCGGCGGGGGCAGCACCTCAGGCGCAACCGGCGGCAGCTCCGCCTCCAGCAGCCTGTCCATCCAGCCGCTCGTGCAGGTGGACGCGACCGGCAAGAAGGTGTCCGCCTCGGGCAGCGGCGCCGCTGCCGACCCGGCCGGCGACGGCAAGGCGACCTGCAGCAACATCTCGATCGCGATGGCCGGTGCCCTCACCGGTCCCAACGCGGCCCTCGGCACCAACATCCTCAACGGGCTGAAGCTCGCGGTCGACCAGCACAACAAGGCGAACGCCGGCTGCCAGGTCACCGTTAAGCAGTTCGACACCGAGGGTGACCAGCAGAAGGCCACCCAGGTAGCGCCGCAGATCGTCTCGGACAGCACGGTGATCGGGCTGCTCGGCCCCGCGTTCTCGGGTGAGACGAAGGCGACCGGCACCATCTTCAACCAGGCGGGCCTGCTGTCCCTCACGGCCTCGGCCACCAACCCGAGCCTGACCACCAACGGCTGGAACAACTTCTTCCGTGGCCTGGGCAACGACAACTCCCAGGGCGGCGCGATCGCCAGCTACATGAAGGACACGCTGGGCTACAAGAAGGTCTGCGTGATCCAGGACGACTCCGACTACGGCATCGGCCTGGCCACCGTCGTCGCGAAGACGCTCGGCTCCGTCGCCGTCTCCTCCTGCAACGCCAAGGTGAAGACGGGTGACAAGGACTTCTCGGCCGCGGTGCAGCTGGTGAAGGACGCATCGCCCGACGCCGTGTACTACGGCGGCTACTACGCCGAGGCGGCGCCCCTGGTGTCCCAGCTGCGTCAGGGCGGTGTGACCGCGGCGTTCGCCTCCGGCGACGGCACCAACGACCCCGAGTTCGTCAAGCAGGCAGGCAACGCGTCCAAGGGCGCCTACCTCACCTGCCCGTGCGGCCCGGCCCCGGACAAGTTCGCGGCAGACTACAAGGCGATGTTCTCCGTCGCCCCCGGCGTCTACTCGGTCGAGGCGTACGACCTCGGCACGATCATGCTGAAGGGCATCGACAAGGGCATCACCGCCCGCGGCGACCTGGTCAAGTTCGTCTCGTCGTACGACGGCGCCGGGCTGGCCAAGAACTACAAGTGGGACTCGACGGGTGAGCTGGCCTCGGCCAGCACCTGGGTCTACCAGGTGAAGTGA
- a CDS encoding replicative DNA helicase — translation MPSARSHGDSGDRRYDPADRLPPQDLDAERSVLGGMMISKDAIADVIEQLRGTDFYRPAHEIVYEAILDLYGRGEPADAVTVADELTKRGEIGRIGGAPYLHTLIATVPTAANAGYYARIVRERAILRRLVEAGTRITQLGYATDGGDVDELVNSAQAEVYAVTERRASEDFLPLSQIIGGTVDEIEAAGHRGEGMQGVPTGFADLDRLTNGLHAGQMIVIAARPAIGKALALDTALPTPTGWMTMGDVQVGDLLLSADGTPTRVVAATDVMTGRPCYRVTFDDGSTIVADAWHQWATRTRADRRRSDRGRLGIRTTEELAATLRCATVDQRANHSVDTAAPLDLPEAELLVDPYVLGVWLGDGSADGARFVSADPEIAMEIESRGYVAPATVWSRGPAGTRGYGIALPPAEPFAERECEVCGAPDVEWRLRTLGVLGSKHIPAQYLRASERQRRDLLAGLLDTDGTVNPTGSVQLTFTDERLATDARELVHTLGYRSGLSTRRVAGSRESRSTAYTITFTTDDDVFLLERKRLVHKDRRRPSTPRLRQRMVVAVDRVDSVPVRCVEVEHADHLYLAGPAMIPTHNSTLGIDIARSASIKHNMASVVFSLEMSRNEITMRLLSAEARVHLQKMRTGQMGEDDWAKVAQTMGKISEAPLFIDDSPNMSLMEIRAKCRRLKQRHDLKLVIIDYLQLMSSGKRVESRQQEVSEFSRALKLLAKELEVPVIAISQLNRGPEQRTDKKPQMSDLRESGCLTEDTRILRADTGAETTLGELYALGARDVPVWALDDRLQYVRRHLTHVFPTGVKPVFRLTLASGKRVTATANHPFLTYEGWTPLEELSVGSRLGVPRHVPGPERTAHWDDRKVVMLAHLLGDGSFVRRQPIRYASIDEANLAAVSDAAAAFGITPLRDDYAAARVTTLRLPAPYRLARGKRNPIAEWLDDFGLFGARSHEKFVPTEVFHLPKQQIALFLRHIWATDGSVTVNATGRGGRICYASTSRRLAEQLAVLLLRFGISTRLRTVRKAGYRDGYTLDISGVDDQRRFLQEIGVHGARGVQAQRLLEIVRELSGNPNVDTVPREVWDDVRDILVERGMTHREFAAAMGTQFCGSTLWKHAPSRARLGRVAEVLQSEDLEILAVNDLLWDQVVAIEPLGEQQVFDATVVGTHNFVANGIAVHNSIEQDADMVILLHREDAYEKESPRAGEADLIVAKHRNGPTDTITVAFQGHYSRFVDMQM, via the coding sequence GTGCCGTCCGCGCGGTCGCACGGCGACTCCGGCGACCGGCGGTACGACCCGGCAGACCGGCTCCCGCCCCAGGACCTGGACGCGGAGCGGTCCGTGCTCGGCGGCATGATGATCAGCAAGGACGCGATCGCCGACGTCATCGAGCAGCTGCGCGGCACCGACTTCTACCGGCCCGCCCACGAGATCGTGTACGAGGCGATCCTCGACCTGTACGGCCGCGGCGAGCCGGCCGACGCGGTCACGGTCGCCGACGAGCTGACCAAGCGCGGTGAGATCGGCCGCATCGGCGGTGCGCCGTACCTGCACACGCTGATCGCCACCGTCCCGACCGCCGCGAACGCCGGCTACTACGCGCGCATCGTCCGCGAGCGGGCCATCCTGCGGCGTCTGGTCGAGGCGGGCACCCGGATCACGCAGCTCGGCTACGCCACCGACGGCGGCGACGTCGACGAGCTGGTGAACTCCGCCCAGGCCGAGGTGTACGCGGTCACCGAGAGGCGGGCCAGCGAGGACTTCCTGCCGCTGTCGCAGATCATCGGCGGCACCGTCGACGAGATCGAGGCGGCCGGTCACCGTGGCGAGGGCATGCAGGGGGTGCCGACCGGGTTCGCCGACCTGGACCGGCTGACCAACGGCCTGCACGCCGGTCAGATGATCGTGATCGCCGCTCGGCCGGCCATCGGGAAGGCGCTGGCGCTCGACACCGCGCTCCCGACACCCACCGGGTGGATGACGATGGGCGACGTGCAGGTCGGCGACCTCCTGCTCTCCGCCGACGGCACACCCACCCGGGTGGTGGCCGCCACGGACGTGATGACCGGCCGCCCCTGCTACCGCGTCACCTTCGACGACGGCTCGACGATCGTCGCGGACGCGTGGCACCAGTGGGCGACGCGCACTCGCGCGGACCGGCGCCGCAGCGACCGGGGCCGGCTGGGAATCCGGACGACGGAGGAGCTCGCGGCGACGTTGCGGTGCGCCACCGTGGACCAGCGTGCCAACCACAGCGTCGACACGGCGGCGCCGCTCGACCTGCCGGAGGCCGAGCTCCTCGTCGACCCGTACGTCCTCGGCGTGTGGCTGGGGGACGGCAGCGCGGACGGCGCGCGCTTCGTGTCGGCCGACCCCGAGATCGCGATGGAGATCGAGTCGCGCGGGTACGTGGCCCCCGCGACGGTGTGGTCGCGGGGGCCGGCGGGTACCCGCGGCTACGGGATCGCGCTGCCTCCCGCTGAGCCGTTCGCGGAGCGGGAGTGCGAGGTCTGCGGCGCGCCGGACGTCGAGTGGCGGCTCCGGACCCTCGGCGTGCTGGGGTCGAAGCACATCCCGGCGCAGTACCTGCGTGCCAGCGAGCGGCAGCGCCGCGATCTGCTCGCCGGTCTGCTGGACACGGACGGAACCGTCAACCCGACGGGCAGCGTGCAGCTGACGTTCACGGACGAGCGACTGGCAACCGACGCCCGGGAGCTCGTCCACACGCTGGGCTACCGCAGCGGACTGTCCACGCGGCGGGTGGCAGGGAGCCGCGAGTCCCGCTCCACGGCGTACACGATCACCTTCACCACCGACGACGACGTGTTCCTTCTCGAGCGGAAGCGGCTGGTGCACAAGGACCGGCGGCGGCCCTCCACCCCGCGCCTGAGGCAGCGGATGGTCGTCGCGGTCGACCGGGTCGACTCCGTGCCGGTCCGGTGCGTCGAGGTCGAGCACGCCGATCACCTGTACCTCGCGGGACCGGCGATGATCCCGACGCACAACTCGACCCTCGGGATCGACATCGCCCGGTCGGCCTCGATCAAGCACAACATGGCGTCCGTCGTGTTCTCGCTCGAGATGAGCCGCAACGAGATCACCATGCGACTGCTGTCCGCCGAGGCGCGGGTGCACCTGCAGAAGATGCGCACCGGTCAGATGGGCGAGGACGACTGGGCCAAGGTCGCGCAGACCATGGGCAAGATCTCCGAGGCGCCCCTGTTCATCGACGACTCCCCCAACATGTCGCTGATGGAGATCCGCGCCAAGTGCCGTCGGCTCAAGCAGCGCCACGACCTCAAGCTGGTGATCATCGACTACCTGCAGCTGATGAGCTCCGGCAAGCGCGTCGAGTCCCGCCAGCAGGAGGTGTCCGAGTTCTCGCGTGCGCTGAAGCTGCTCGCCAAGGAGCTCGAGGTGCCGGTGATCGCCATCTCGCAGCTGAACCGTGGTCCGGAACAGAGGACCGACAAGAAGCCGCAGATGAGCGACCTGCGTGAGTCGGGCTGCCTGACGGAGGACACCCGGATCCTGCGAGCGGACACCGGCGCGGAGACGACCTTGGGCGAGCTCTACGCGCTCGGTGCCCGTGACGTTCCCGTCTGGGCCTTGGACGACCGCCTTCAGTACGTCCGGCGCCACCTGACCCACGTGTTCCCGACCGGCGTCAAGCCTGTGTTCCGGCTCACCCTCGCCTCCGGCAAGCGAGTCACGGCCACGGCGAACCATCCCTTCCTCACCTACGAGGGGTGGACGCCGCTCGAGGAGCTGAGCGTCGGGTCGAGGCTGGGCGTGCCGCGGCACGTGCCCGGTCCGGAGCGCACCGCGCACTGGGACGACCGCAAGGTGGTGATGCTGGCGCACCTCCTCGGAGACGGGTCGTTCGTGCGACGCCAGCCCATCCGGTACGCGTCGATCGACGAGGCGAACCTCGCTGCCGTCAGCGATGCCGCTGCAGCCTTCGGCATCACGCCGCTCCGTGACGACTACGCGGCGGCGCGCGTGACGACCCTGCGGCTGCCCGCTCCCTACCGGCTCGCTCGCGGGAAGCGGAACCCGATCGCGGAATGGCTCGACGACTTCGGATTGTTCGGCGCCCGGAGCCACGAGAAGTTCGTGCCGACCGAGGTCTTCCACCTGCCGAAGCAGCAGATCGCGCTGTTCCTCCGGCACATCTGGGCGACGGATGGGTCCGTCACCGTGAACGCCACCGGCCGCGGTGGCCGGATCTGCTACGCGTCGACGTCTCGTCGGCTCGCGGAACAGCTCGCGGTGCTCCTGCTGCGGTTCGGCATCTCGACTCGGTTGCGGACCGTCCGTAAGGCGGGTTACCGCGACGGCTACACGCTCGACATCTCCGGGGTCGACGACCAGCGGCGGTTCTTGCAGGAGATCGGTGTGCACGGCGCCCGCGGAGTGCAGGCGCAGCGACTGCTCGAGATCGTTCGAGAGCTGTCCGGCAACCCGAACGTCGACACGGTGCCCCGTGAGGTGTGGGACGACGTGCGCGACATCCTGGTCGAGCGCGGCATGACGCACCGCGAGTTCGCCGCGGCGATGGGCACCCAGTTCTGCGGCTCGACCCTGTGGAAGCACGCTCCGTCCAGGGCGCGGCTGGGACGGGTGGCCGAGGTGCTGCAGTCGGAGGACCTCGAGATCCTCGCCGTGAACGACCTGCTGTGGGACCAGGTGGTGGCGATCGAGCCGCTCGGCGAGCAGCAGGTCTTCGACGCCACGGTGGTCGGTACCCACAACTTCGTCGCGAACGGCATCGCGGTCCACAACAGCATCGAGCAGGACGCGGACATGGTGATCCTGCTGCACCGCGAGGACGCCTATGAGAAGGAATCACCTCGTGCAGGTGAGGCGGACCTGATCGTGGCCAAGCACCGAAACGGTCCGACGGACACCATCACGGTGGCGTTCCAGGGGCACTACTCGCGCTTCGTCGACATGCAGATGTAG
- a CDS encoding YciI family protein, with the protein MQFDTFVVARLLAGPNPPLLTEEGENELQDAHLAHIADLWASGDLIAAGPASGPDGLHGVSIFVCSLDRARELGDRDPAVVAGKYVHEYAVWRAPRSMIVPGSGIPPRSIAEVIARAD; encoded by the coding sequence ATGCAGTTCGACACGTTCGTGGTTGCCCGGCTCCTCGCGGGTCCGAACCCACCGCTCCTGACCGAGGAGGGCGAGAACGAGCTGCAGGACGCCCACCTGGCGCACATCGCCGACCTGTGGGCGTCCGGGGACCTGATCGCCGCGGGCCCGGCATCCGGCCCGGACGGGCTGCACGGCGTGAGCATCTTCGTGTGCTCGCTCGACCGGGCACGCGAGCTCGGCGATCGTGACCCCGCTGTCGTCGCCGGCAAGTACGTCCACGAGTACGCGGTCTGGCGCGCACCGCGCAGCATGATCGTCCCGGGATCCGGCATCCCGCCCCGGTCCATCGCCGAGGTGATCGCCCGCGCGGACTGA